A window of Leclercia adecarboxylata contains these coding sequences:
- the arcB gene encoding aerobic respiration two-component sensor histidine kinase ArcB: MKQIRLLAQYYVDLMMKLGLVRFSLLLALALVVLAIVVQMAITMVLHGQVESIDLIRSIFFGLLITPWAVYFLSVVVEQLEESRQRLTRVVEKLEEMRERDLKLNVQLKDNIAQLNQEISDRVKAEAERQTTLEQLKIEMKEREQTQIQLEQQSSFLRSFLDASPDLVFYRNEDKEFSGCNRAMELLTGKSEKQLVSLRPQDVYSPEAAAKVIETDEKVFRHNVSLTYEQWLDYPDGRKACFEIRKVPYYDRVGKRHGLMGFGRDITERKRYQDALERASRDKTTFISTISHELRTPLNGIVGLSRILLDTELTSEQEKYLKTIHVSAVTLGNIFNDIIDMDKMERRKVQLDNQPVDFTSFLADLENLSGLQAQQKGLRFVLEPTLPLPHKVITDGTRLRQILWNLISNAVKFTQNGQVAVRVRYGEGEMLHFEVEDSGIGIPQEEQDKIFAMYYQVKDSQGGKPATGTGIGLAVSRRLAKSMGGDITVSSNPGHGSVFKLSVRAPAVAEEVEDTFARDDMPLPALHVLLVEDIELNVIVARSVLEKLGSSVDVAMTGKAALEMFTPGEYDLVLLDIQLPDMTGLDISRELTSRYASDELPPLVALTANVLKDKKEYLDAGMDDVLSKPLAVPALTAMIKKFWDTCDEEESTMTTVDTEKATSLLDIDMLEQYIDLVGPKLITDGLAIFEKMMPGYLNVLESNLTARDQKGIVEEGHKIKGAAGSVGLRHLQQLGQQIQSPDLPAWEDNVGEWVEEMKQEWQNDVAVLKAWVESRKK, from the coding sequence ATGAAGCAAATTCGGTTACTGGCGCAATACTATGTCGATCTGATGATGAAGCTTGGCCTGGTGCGCTTCTCCCTGCTGCTGGCGCTGGCGCTGGTGGTGCTGGCGATTGTGGTACAGATGGCCATTACCATGGTGCTGCACGGCCAGGTAGAAAGCATCGACCTTATTCGTTCCATCTTCTTTGGCCTGCTTATTACGCCATGGGCGGTCTATTTCCTCTCGGTGGTGGTTGAGCAACTTGAGGAGTCCCGTCAGCGGCTGACCCGGGTAGTGGAAAAGCTGGAGGAGATGCGTGAGCGCGATCTTAAGCTCAACGTGCAGCTTAAAGATAACATTGCCCAGCTGAACCAGGAGATCTCAGATCGTGTAAAAGCCGAGGCCGAGCGCCAGACCACGCTGGAACAGCTTAAAATTGAGATGAAAGAGCGCGAACAGACGCAAATCCAGCTCGAGCAGCAATCCTCGTTCCTGCGTTCTTTCCTTGATGCCTCGCCGGATCTGGTCTTCTATCGCAATGAAGACAAAGAGTTCTCCGGCTGTAACCGGGCGATGGAGCTCCTGACCGGCAAAAGTGAAAAACAGCTGGTCAGCCTGCGCCCGCAGGACGTCTACTCCCCCGAAGCGGCGGCCAAAGTTATCGAAACCGATGAGAAGGTGTTTCGCCATAACGTCTCTCTGACCTATGAACAGTGGCTTGACTACCCGGACGGGCGTAAAGCCTGCTTCGAAATCCGTAAAGTGCCGTACTACGACCGCGTCGGAAAGCGCCACGGGCTGATGGGCTTTGGGCGTGATATCACCGAGCGTAAGCGCTATCAGGATGCGCTGGAGCGCGCCAGCCGGGATAAAACCACCTTTATCTCCACCATCAGCCATGAGCTGCGTACGCCGCTTAACGGCATCGTAGGGTTAAGCCGCATTCTGCTCGACACCGAGCTGACCAGCGAGCAGGAGAAATATCTTAAAACCATCCATGTTTCAGCGGTGACGCTCGGCAATATCTTCAACGATATTATTGATATGGATAAGATGGAGCGACGTAAAGTCCAGCTGGATAACCAGCCGGTGGACTTCACCAGCTTCCTCGCCGATCTGGAGAACCTTTCCGGCCTGCAGGCGCAGCAGAAAGGGCTACGCTTTGTGCTGGAGCCGACCTTGCCGCTGCCGCATAAGGTGATCACCGACGGCACGCGCCTGCGTCAGATCCTGTGGAACCTGATCAGTAACGCGGTCAAATTTACCCAGAACGGTCAGGTGGCGGTTCGCGTGCGCTACGGCGAGGGCGAAATGCTGCATTTCGAGGTGGAAGATTCCGGGATCGGTATTCCCCAGGAGGAGCAGGACAAAATCTTCGCCATGTATTATCAGGTTAAAGACAGCCAGGGGGGCAAGCCTGCCACCGGCACCGGCATTGGCCTGGCGGTATCGCGCCGGCTGGCGAAGAGCATGGGGGGCGACATTACGGTGTCCAGCAACCCGGGCCATGGCTCCGTGTTTAAACTGAGCGTACGTGCCCCGGCCGTGGCGGAAGAGGTTGAAGATACCTTTGCCCGCGACGATATGCCGTTGCCCGCTCTGCACGTGCTGCTGGTGGAAGATATCGAGTTGAACGTGATTGTGGCGCGCTCGGTGCTGGAGAAACTTGGCAGCAGCGTCGACGTTGCCATGACCGGTAAAGCCGCGCTGGAGATGTTCACGCCGGGCGAGTACGACCTGGTGCTGCTGGACATTCAGCTGCCGGACATGACCGGGCTGGATATCTCGCGAGAGCTGACGAGCCGTTATGCCAGCGATGAACTGCCGCCGCTGGTGGCGCTCACCGCTAACGTGCTGAAAGACAAAAAAGAGTATCTCGATGCCGGTATGGACGACGTACTGAGCAAACCGCTGGCGGTACCTGCCTTAACCGCCATGATCAAGAAGTTCTGGGACACCTGTGACGAAGAGGAGAGCACCATGACGACGGTAGATACAGAGAAAGCAACGTCTTTGCTGGATATCGACATGCTTGAGCAGTACATCGATCTGGTTGGTCCGAAGTTGATCACCGACGGTCTGGCGATCTTCGAGAAGATGATGCCGGGCTATTTGAACGTGCTGGAGTCGAACCTGACGGCGCGGGATCAGAAAGGCATCGTGGAAGAAGGCCATAAGATCAAAGGTGCGGCCGGATCCGTGGGCTTGCGTCATCTGCAACAGCTCGGTCAACAGATTCAGTCCCCGGATTTACCAGCGTGGGAAGACAATGTTGGTGAATGGGTTGAAGAGATGAAACAGGAGTGGCAGAACGATGTGGCCGTGCTGAAAGCCTGGGTGGAGAGCAGAAAAAAATGA